One genomic segment of Ricinus communis isolate WT05 ecotype wild-type chromosome 3, ASM1957865v1, whole genome shotgun sequence includes these proteins:
- the LOC8275702 gene encoding uncharacterized protein LOC8275702: MEHGQLSHGYVWRRGTVMTKKHKIDNGIPKLMSQFLEVIMVNCMPETSSPLRGHRFQHLPAAILALVSPLSLEDREVLAYMITRSNPSLSCWLFNKPSKNQPATKCIKHDEKNTAPRFSCDCFHCYTSYWFKWDSSPNRELIHQFIEVVEADPNLFSSMAANNRKIQQALVCFPCCFS, translated from the exons ATGGAGCATGGTCAACTTTCACATGGCTATGTTTGGAGGAGAGGAACTGTAATGACCAAAAAGCACAAAATAGACAATGGTATTCCTAAACTCATGAGCCAATTCCTTGAGGTCATAATGGTAAATTGCATGCCAGAAACTTCATCACCCTTGCGAGGACACAGATTTCAG CATCTCCCTGCTGCCATTCTTGCTCTAGTTTCTCCTCTCTCACTTGAAGATCGTGAAGTCCTTGCTTACATGATCACAAGATCAAACCCTTCTTTGTCCTGTTGGCTTTTCAACAAGCCATCCAAAAACCAACCAGCTACAAAATGCATCAAACATGATGAGAAGAACACTGCTCCTAGATTTAGCTGTGACTGCTTCCATTGCTATACAAGCTACTGGTTCAAGTGGGACTCCTCTCCTAACCGCGAGCTCATTCACCAATTTATTGAAGTTGTTGAAGCAGATCCCAATCTTTTCTCATCAATGGCTGCCAATAATCGCAAAATTCAACAAGCACTCGTTTGTTTTCCTTGCTGTTTTTCATAA